In Excalfactoria chinensis isolate bCotChi1 chromosome 5, bCotChi1.hap2, whole genome shotgun sequence, a single genomic region encodes these proteins:
- the AP2A2 gene encoding AP-2 complex subunit alpha-2 isoform X5 produces MEAVNLLSSNRYTEKQIGYLFISVLVNSNSELIRLINNAIKNDLASRNPTFMGLALHCIANVGSREMAEAFAGEIPKILVAGDTMDSVKQSAALCLLRLYRTSPDLVPMGDWTSRVVHLLNDQHLGVVTAATSLITTLAQKNPEEFKTSVSLAVSRLSRIVTSASTDLQDYTYYFVPAPWLSVKLLRLLQCYPPPEDPAVRGRLTECLETILNKAQEPPKSKKVQHSNAKNAVLFEAISLIIHHDSEPNLLVRACNQLGQFLQHRETNLRYLALESMCTLASSEFSHEAVKTHIETVINALKTERDVSVRQRAVDLLYAMCDRSNAQQIVAEMLNYLETADYSIREEIVLKVAILAEKYAVDYTWYVDTILNLIRIAGDYVSEEVWYRVIQIVINRDDVQGYAAKTVFEALQAPACHENLVKVGGYILGEFGNLIAGDPRSSPLIQFNLLHSKFHLCSVPTRALLLSTYIKFVNLFPEIKTTIQDVLRSDSQLKNADVELQQRAVEYLRLSTIASTDILATVLEEMPPFPERESSILAKLKKKKGPGTVTDLEEIKKERSSDMNGSAEPASVNASAVSTPSPSADLLGLGAAPLTNSAPPPSSSGSLLVDVFSDSASAVAPLAPGSDDNFASPDLASSEVVSEEPADTVHDADELFHKFVCKNNGVLFENQLLQIGLKSEFRQNLGRMFIFYGNKTSTQFLNFTPTVICSDDLQPSLNLQTKPVDPTVDGGAQVQQVVNIECVSDFMEAPILNIQFRYGGTFQNLSVKLPITLNKFFQPTEMSSQDFFQRWKQLSNPKQEVQNIFKAKHPMDAEITKAKIIGFGSALLEEVDPNPANFVGAGIIHTKTTQIGCLLRLEPNLQAQMYRLTLRTSKEAVSQRLCELLSEQF; encoded by the exons ATGGAGGCTGTAAACCTGCTCAGTTCCAATAgatacacagaaaaacaaatt GGCTATCTCTTCATCTCCGTCCTGGTGAACTCTAACAGTGAGCTGATTCGTCTAATAAACAATGCCATCAAGAATGATCTGGCCAGCCGCAACCCCACCTTCATGGGTCTGGCTCTGCACTGCATTGCCAACGTGGGTAGCCGCGAGATGGCGGAAGCGTTTGCTGGAGAAATTCCAAAAATACTTGTAGCTGG AGATACTATGGATAGTGTGAAGCAGAGTGCTGCCTTATGCTTGCTGCGTTTGTATAGAACTTCTCCTGACCTTGTCCCCATGGGAGACTGGACGTCCAGAGTGGTACATCTCCTCAATGACCAGCACTTG gGTGTGGTTACTGCAGCTACAAGTCTGATCACAACTTTGGCACAGAAGAACCCGGAAGAGTTCAAAACTTCAGTCTCTTTGGCAGTGTCAAGATTAAGCAGA ATTGTAACTTCTGCATCAACAGATCTTCAGGACTACACGTACTATTTCGTTCCTGCTCCTTGGCTATCTGTGAAACTGCTGAGGCTCTTACAGTGCTATCCACCTCCAG AAGACCCTGCGGTACGTGGTCGTCTCACAGAATGCCTAGAAACTATTCTTAACAAAGCACAGGAGCCACCAAAGTCAAAGAAAGTACAACACTCAAATGCGAAGAATGCTGTGCTATTTGAGGCGATAAGTTTAATTATACATCACGACAG TGAGCCAAATCTACTAGTCCGTGCCTGTAACCAGCTAGGTCAGTTCTTGCAGCACCGAGAAACTAATTTGCGTTACCTAGCACTGGAAAGCATGTGCACGCTTGCCAGCTCTGAATTCTCACATGAGGCTGTGAAAACACACATAGAAACTGTTATCAATGCACTAAAG ACTGAAAGAGATGTGAGCGTACGGCAAAGAGCTGTAGATCTCCTGTATGCAATGTGTGACCGCAGCAACGCCCAGCAGATTGTGGCTGAAATGCTGAATTATTTGGAGACTGCTGATTATTCCATTAGAGAAGAAATT GTTCTGAAAGTTGCAATTCTAGCAGAGAAATATGCAGTGGATTATACCTGGTATGTGGACACAATCTTGAATCTGATTCGTATTGCTGGTGACTACGTCAGTGAAGAAGTGTGGTACCGAGTTATTCAGATTGTTATCAACAGGGATGATGTTCAAGGGTACGCAGCAAAGACTGTTTTTGAG GCCCTTCAAGCTCCAGCATGCCACGAGAATCTCGTAAAAGTTGGTGGCTACATCTTGGGAGAGTTTGGCAATCTGATAGCAGGGGATCCAAGATCAAG CCCCCTCATCCAGTTCAACTTGCTACATTCCAAGTTTCATCTGTGTAGTGTTCCTACCCGAGCTCTGCTTCTGTCCACCTACATCAAGTTTGTGAACCTGTTTCCAGAAATCAAAACTACAATTCAAGATGTGTTGCGCAGTGACAGTCAGCTAAAGAATGCTGAtgttgagctgcagcagagagctgttGAGTATTTGAGGCTCAGTACTATTGCCAGTACTGATATATTG GctacagtgctggaggaaaTGCCTCCCTTTCCAGAGAGGGAATCTTCTATTTTGGCTAAACTCAAGAAGAAGAAAGGTCCAGGCACAGTTACTGATCTGGAAGAGATCAAAAAGGAGAGGAGCTCTGATATGAATGGAAGTGCTGAACCTGCATCTGTCAATGCCAGTGCTGTT TCTACTCCTTCTCCATCTGCGGATCTGCTGGGTCTGGGTGCAGCCCCTCTCACCAATTCAGCTCCCCCACCTTCCTCTAGTGGTAGCCTGCTGGTGGATGTATTTTCAGATTCAGCTTCTGCTGTTGCACCTCTTGCTCCTGGTTCTGATGACAACTTTGCAAG CCCTGACCTGGCTTCATCTGAGGTAGTTTCTGAGGAACCAGCTGATACTGTGCATGATGCTGATGAGCTTTTTCACAA GTTTGTGTGTAAAAATAATGGAGTCCTCTTTGAAAATCAGTTGCTACAAATTGGATTGAAGTCTGAATTTCGACAGAACCTGG GACGTATGTTCATTTTCTATGGTAATAAGACATCTACGCAGTTCTTGAATTTTACTCCAACAGTAATCTGCTCAGATGACCTTCAACCAA GCCTGAATCTTCAGACAAAACCTGTTGACCCCACAGTGGACGGTGGTGCTCAGGTTCAGCAGGTTGTGAACATTGAATGTGTGTCAGACTTCATGGaagctcccattctgaacaTCCAATTCAG GTACGGTGGAACATTCCAGAATCTTTCAGTCAAATTACCCATCACTCTGAATAAGTTTTTCCAGCCAACAGAAATGTCTTCTCAAGACTTTTTCCAGCGTTGGAAGCAACTGAGCAA CCCTAAACAAGAAGTACAGAACATCTTTAAAGCAAAGCACCCAATGGATGCAGAGATCACAAAAGCAAAG ATAATTGGCTTTGGATCGGCCCTACTTGAGGAAGTGGATCCCAATCCTGCTAACTTTGTTGGTGCTGGTATCATACATACAAAGACTACTCAAATTGGATGCTTGCTGCGCCTTGAACCCAACCTCCAGGCACAG aTGTATAGACTCACACTACGAACAAGTAAAGAAGCTGTATCTCAGAGGTTATGTGAATTGCTGTCAGAACAGTTTTAA